In Solanum lycopersicum chromosome 5, SLM_r2.1, the following are encoded in one genomic region:
- the LOC101248203 gene encoding pyridoxine/pyridoxamine 5'-phosphate oxidase 2 isoform X5, with product MSSSSAPWKQLLLSSINSNSHLKHSTYFQLATVGSNGRPSNRTVVFRGFQDGTDKIQINTDSRSCKIEDLKHCPFAEVCWYFTETWEQFRIHGRVDMIDASNSDPDKLKQRETAWFAGSVRSRLQYLGPTPGLPSLDEQQSHDSLDSSAGPVDAFCLLLLDPEQVDYLNLKSNERLAFTTARSVNDFTVPDERNQLNLKHMRNKVRR from the exons ATGAGTAGTAGCTCAGCACCATGGAAGCAGCTTCTACTCAGCTCCATCAACTCCAATTCCCATCTTAAGCATTCAACCTACTTTCAGCTC GCAACTGTTGGATCCAATGGAAGACCCTCAAATCGAACTGTCGTCTTCAG aggGTTTCAAGATGGTACTGATAAGATTCAAATTAATACTGACTCACGAAGCTGCAAG ATTGAAGATCTTAAGCATTGCCCATTTGCAGAG GTGTGCTGGTATTTCACTGAAACTTGGGAACAATTCAGAATTCATGGAAGAGTCGATATGATTGATGCATCAAACTCTGACCCCGATAAACTTAAG CAAAGAGAGACAGCTTGGTTTGCTGGTTCTGTGAGATCAAGGCTACAATATTTGGGGCCTACTCCAGGGCTTCCTTCTCTAGATGAACAACAATCACATGATTCATTGGATTCGTCTGCTGGTCCAGTCGATGCATTCTGCCTTCTACTTCTGGACCCTGAGCAG GTTGATTATCTGAACTTGAAGAGTAATGAGAGGCTAGCATTTACTACTGCACGAAGTGTCAATG ATTTCACAGTTCCTGATGAAAGAAATCAGCTGAATTTGAAGCACATGCGTAATAAG GTGCGGAGGTAG
- the LOC101248203 gene encoding pyridoxine/pyridoxamine 5'-phosphate oxidase 2 isoform X1 — protein sequence MSSSSAPWKQLLLSSINSNSHLKHSTYFQLATVGSNGRPSNRTVVFRGFQDGTDKIQINTDSRSCKIEDLKHCPFAEVCWYFTETWEQFRIHGRVDMIDASNSDPDKLKQRETAWFAGSVRSRLQYLGPTPGLPSLDEQQSHDSLDSSAGPVDAFCLLLLDPEQVDYLNLKSNERLAFTTARSVNDFTVPDERNQLNLKHMRNKHTFTLYLHEMFIITRPSYNHSLSRCGGRDARGSFEHHS from the exons ATGAGTAGTAGCTCAGCACCATGGAAGCAGCTTCTACTCAGCTCCATCAACTCCAATTCCCATCTTAAGCATTCAACCTACTTTCAGCTC GCAACTGTTGGATCCAATGGAAGACCCTCAAATCGAACTGTCGTCTTCAG aggGTTTCAAGATGGTACTGATAAGATTCAAATTAATACTGACTCACGAAGCTGCAAG ATTGAAGATCTTAAGCATTGCCCATTTGCAGAG GTGTGCTGGTATTTCACTGAAACTTGGGAACAATTCAGAATTCATGGAAGAGTCGATATGATTGATGCATCAAACTCTGACCCCGATAAACTTAAG CAAAGAGAGACAGCTTGGTTTGCTGGTTCTGTGAGATCAAGGCTACAATATTTGGGGCCTACTCCAGGGCTTCCTTCTCTAGATGAACAACAATCACATGATTCATTGGATTCGTCTGCTGGTCCAGTCGATGCATTCTGCCTTCTACTTCTGGACCCTGAGCAG GTTGATTATCTGAACTTGAAGAGTAATGAGAGGCTAGCATTTACTACTGCACGAAGTGTCAATG ATTTCACAGTTCCTGATGAAAGAAATCAGCTGAATTTGAAGCACATGCGTAATAAG CATACGTTCACACTTTACTTGCATGAAATGTTTATTATAACCCGCCCCTCGTATAATCACTCACTAAGCAGGTGCGGAGGTAGGGATGCAAGGGGTTCATTTGAACACCATTCGTGA
- the LOC101248203 gene encoding pyridoxine/pyridoxamine 5'-phosphate oxidase 2 isoform X2, translating into MSSSSAPWKQLLLSSINSNSHLKHSTYFQLATVGSNGRPSNRTVVFRGFQDGTDKIQINTDSRSCKIEDLKHCPFAEVCWYFTETWEQFRIHGRVDMIDASNSDPDKLKQRETAWFAGSVRSRLQYLGPTPGLPSLDEQQSHDSLDSSAGPVDAFCLLLLDPEQVDYLNLKSNERLAFTTARSVNVPDERNQLNLKHMRNKHTFTLYLHEMFIITRPSYNHSLSRCGGRDARGSFEHHS; encoded by the exons ATGAGTAGTAGCTCAGCACCATGGAAGCAGCTTCTACTCAGCTCCATCAACTCCAATTCCCATCTTAAGCATTCAACCTACTTTCAGCTC GCAACTGTTGGATCCAATGGAAGACCCTCAAATCGAACTGTCGTCTTCAG aggGTTTCAAGATGGTACTGATAAGATTCAAATTAATACTGACTCACGAAGCTGCAAG ATTGAAGATCTTAAGCATTGCCCATTTGCAGAG GTGTGCTGGTATTTCACTGAAACTTGGGAACAATTCAGAATTCATGGAAGAGTCGATATGATTGATGCATCAAACTCTGACCCCGATAAACTTAAG CAAAGAGAGACAGCTTGGTTTGCTGGTTCTGTGAGATCAAGGCTACAATATTTGGGGCCTACTCCAGGGCTTCCTTCTCTAGATGAACAACAATCACATGATTCATTGGATTCGTCTGCTGGTCCAGTCGATGCATTCTGCCTTCTACTTCTGGACCCTGAGCAG GTTGATTATCTGAACTTGAAGAGTAATGAGAGGCTAGCATTTACTACTGCACGAAGTGTCAATG TTCCTGATGAAAGAAATCAGCTGAATTTGAAGCACATGCGTAATAAG CATACGTTCACACTTTACTTGCATGAAATGTTTATTATAACCCGCCCCTCGTATAATCACTCACTAAGCAGGTGCGGAGGTAGGGATGCAAGGGGTTCATTTGAACACCATTCGTGA
- the LOC101248203 gene encoding pyridoxine/pyridoxamine 5'-phosphate oxidase 2 isoform X6: MSSSSAPWKQLLLSSINSNSHLKHSTYFQLATVGSNGRPSNRTVVFRGFQDGTDKIQINTDSRSCKIEDLKHCPFAEVCWYFTETWEQFRIHGRVDMIDASNSDPDKLKQRETAWFAGSVRSRLQYLGPTPGLPSLDEQQSHDSLDSSAGPVDAFCLLLLDPEQVDYLNLKSNERLAFTTARSVNVPDERNQLNLKHMRNKVRR; the protein is encoded by the exons ATGAGTAGTAGCTCAGCACCATGGAAGCAGCTTCTACTCAGCTCCATCAACTCCAATTCCCATCTTAAGCATTCAACCTACTTTCAGCTC GCAACTGTTGGATCCAATGGAAGACCCTCAAATCGAACTGTCGTCTTCAG aggGTTTCAAGATGGTACTGATAAGATTCAAATTAATACTGACTCACGAAGCTGCAAG ATTGAAGATCTTAAGCATTGCCCATTTGCAGAG GTGTGCTGGTATTTCACTGAAACTTGGGAACAATTCAGAATTCATGGAAGAGTCGATATGATTGATGCATCAAACTCTGACCCCGATAAACTTAAG CAAAGAGAGACAGCTTGGTTTGCTGGTTCTGTGAGATCAAGGCTACAATATTTGGGGCCTACTCCAGGGCTTCCTTCTCTAGATGAACAACAATCACATGATTCATTGGATTCGTCTGCTGGTCCAGTCGATGCATTCTGCCTTCTACTTCTGGACCCTGAGCAG GTTGATTATCTGAACTTGAAGAGTAATGAGAGGCTAGCATTTACTACTGCACGAAGTGTCAATG TTCCTGATGAAAGAAATCAGCTGAATTTGAAGCACATGCGTAATAAG GTGCGGAGGTAG
- the LOC101248203 gene encoding pyridoxine/pyridoxamine 5'-phosphate oxidase 2 isoform X3 — MSSSSAPWKQLLLSSINSNSHLKHSTYFQLATVGSNGRPSNRTVVFRGFQDGTDKIQINTDSRSCKIEDLKHCPFAEVCWYFTETWEQFRIHGRVDMIDASNSDPDKLKQRETAWFAGSVRSRLQYLGPTPGLPSLDEQQSHDSLDSSAGPVDAFCLLLLDPEQVDYLNLKSNERLAFTTARSVNDFTVPDERNQLNLKHMRNKRNKITKK, encoded by the exons ATGAGTAGTAGCTCAGCACCATGGAAGCAGCTTCTACTCAGCTCCATCAACTCCAATTCCCATCTTAAGCATTCAACCTACTTTCAGCTC GCAACTGTTGGATCCAATGGAAGACCCTCAAATCGAACTGTCGTCTTCAG aggGTTTCAAGATGGTACTGATAAGATTCAAATTAATACTGACTCACGAAGCTGCAAG ATTGAAGATCTTAAGCATTGCCCATTTGCAGAG GTGTGCTGGTATTTCACTGAAACTTGGGAACAATTCAGAATTCATGGAAGAGTCGATATGATTGATGCATCAAACTCTGACCCCGATAAACTTAAG CAAAGAGAGACAGCTTGGTTTGCTGGTTCTGTGAGATCAAGGCTACAATATTTGGGGCCTACTCCAGGGCTTCCTTCTCTAGATGAACAACAATCACATGATTCATTGGATTCGTCTGCTGGTCCAGTCGATGCATTCTGCCTTCTACTTCTGGACCCTGAGCAG GTTGATTATCTGAACTTGAAGAGTAATGAGAGGCTAGCATTTACTACTGCACGAAGTGTCAATG ATTTCACAGTTCCTGATGAAAGAAATCAGCTGAATTTGAAGCACATGCGTAATAAG AGAAACAAGATCACTAAGAAGTAA
- the LOC101248203 gene encoding pyridoxine/pyridoxamine 5'-phosphate oxidase 2 isoform X4 codes for MSSSSAPWKQLLLSSINSNSHLKHSTYFQLATVGSNGRPSNRTVVFRGFQDGTDKIQINTDSRSCKIEDLKHCPFAEVCWYFTETWEQFRIHGRVDMIDASNSDPDKLKQRETAWFAGSVRSRLQYLGPTPGLPSLDEQQSHDSLDSSAGPVDAFCLLLLDPEQVDYLNLKSNERLAFTTARSVNVPDERNQLNLKHMRNKRNKITKK; via the exons ATGAGTAGTAGCTCAGCACCATGGAAGCAGCTTCTACTCAGCTCCATCAACTCCAATTCCCATCTTAAGCATTCAACCTACTTTCAGCTC GCAACTGTTGGATCCAATGGAAGACCCTCAAATCGAACTGTCGTCTTCAG aggGTTTCAAGATGGTACTGATAAGATTCAAATTAATACTGACTCACGAAGCTGCAAG ATTGAAGATCTTAAGCATTGCCCATTTGCAGAG GTGTGCTGGTATTTCACTGAAACTTGGGAACAATTCAGAATTCATGGAAGAGTCGATATGATTGATGCATCAAACTCTGACCCCGATAAACTTAAG CAAAGAGAGACAGCTTGGTTTGCTGGTTCTGTGAGATCAAGGCTACAATATTTGGGGCCTACTCCAGGGCTTCCTTCTCTAGATGAACAACAATCACATGATTCATTGGATTCGTCTGCTGGTCCAGTCGATGCATTCTGCCTTCTACTTCTGGACCCTGAGCAG GTTGATTATCTGAACTTGAAGAGTAATGAGAGGCTAGCATTTACTACTGCACGAAGTGTCAATG TTCCTGATGAAAGAAATCAGCTGAATTTGAAGCACATGCGTAATAAG AGAAACAAGATCACTAAGAAGTAA
- the LOC101247922 gene encoding laccase-6, which translates to MKNLITTLFIYFLVILFLCNKHSKYVVGFRPQRRGGRSTRFYDFKVQTTRVTKLCNTKEIPTINGMYPGPVVYAQEDDKVIVRVTNESPYNITIHWHGIRQRLSCWSDGPSYITQCPIQTGQNFTYEFTLVQQKGTFFWHAHVSWLRATIYGAIVVYPKNGVPYPFNFPYEEHIIILGEFWMKDMVQIEQAVLASGGAPPPADAFTINGQPGPNYNCSADDIFKIYAVPGKTYLLRLINAALNQEHFFAIANHRLTIVEVDAEYTKPLTTDRVMLGPGQTLNVLVTADKPIAKYSMAMGPYQSAKNVSFQNITAIAYFQYFGATANDLSLPAALPHFDDNLAAKTVMDGLRSLNPVTVPKDIDRNLFVTIGLNVQKCRSKNPQKDCQAKGGGVMAASMNNISFSKPNISILEAYYKNISGYFTQDFPGVPLKFYDFVNGAPNNPPNDTNSLNGTRTYVLDYGTKVQLILQDTSTVSTENHPIHLHGYSFYVVGYGTGNYDPDTANFNLVDPPYMNTIGVPVGGWAAIRFVADNPGAWFMHCHLEIHLSWGLSVVLIVKNGEGPLERLTHPPKDLPRC; encoded by the exons ATGAAAAACTTGATCACTACTTTGTTTATTTACTTCTTAGTGATCTTGTTTCTCTGCAATAAACATAGCAAATATGTTGTGGGTTTTAGACCACAACGGCGAGGAGGCAGATCAACAAGATTCTACGATTTCaag gtGCAAACTACTAGGGTTACCAAGTTATGTAACACTAAAGAGATACCAACCATCAATGGAATGTATCCAGGTCCAGTTGTTTATGCTCAAGAAGACGATAAAGTTATCGTCAGAGTTACAAATGAATCCCCATACAATATCACAATCCACTG GCATGGCATCCGGCAGAGGCTATCATGTTGGTCAGATGGCCCTTCTTACATTACACAATGCCCCATACAAACTGGACAAAACTTCACTTATGAGTTCACTCTTGTACAACAGAAGGGGACATTTTTCTGGCACGCTCACGTCTCGTGGCTTCGAGCCACTATTTATGGTGCCATTGTTGTctaccctaaaaatggtgttcCTTACCCTTTCAACTTCCCATATGAAGagcatattattattttag GAGAGTTTTGGATGAAGGATATGGTGCAAATTGAGCAGGCAGTTTTAGCTAGTGGCGGAGCCCCACCACCGGCTGATGCTTTTACCATCAATGGCCAACCCGGCCCTAATTATAATTGCTCTGCTgatg atatttttaaaatatatgcgGTTCCAGGGAAGACATACTTGTTAAGGTTAATCAATGCAGCTTTGAACCAGGAGCATTTCTTTGCCATTGCAAATCACAGATTGACAATTGTTGAAGTTGATGCAGAGTACACAAAGCCATTGACCACAGACCGAGTCATGCTCGGGCCGGGGCAAACCCTAAATGTCCTAGTCACAGCAGATAAACCTATAGCAAAATATTCAATGGCCATGGGACCTTATCAATCTGCTAAGAatgtctcatttcaaaacataaCAGCAATAGCTTACTTCCAGTATTTTGGTGCCACAGCAAATGACTTAAGTTTACCTGCAGCTTTACCACATTTTGATGATAATCTTGCCGCTAAGACAGTCATGGACGGGCTTAGAAGTCTTAATCCTGTTACTGTTCCTAAAGATATTGACAGAAACCTATTCGTTACAATTGGACTAAACGTGCAAAAATGCCGGTCCAAGAATCCCCAAAAAGATTGTCAAGCAAAAGGTGGTGGAGTCATGGCTGCTTCCATGAATAACATCAGCTTTAGTAAACCTAACATCTCAATTTTGGAAGCTTACTACAAGAACATCAGTGGGTACTTCACTCAAGATTTTCCTGGGGTACCCCTGAAGTTCTATGATTTTGTGAATGGGGCACCTAATAATCCTCCTAATGACACAAATTCACTGAATGGAACTAGGACCTATGTCCTTGACTATGGGACCAAGGTTCAACTGATCCTACAGGACACCAGCACCGTTTCCACGGAGAACCACCCTATTCATCTTCATGGCTACAGCTTTTATGTTGTTGGTTATGGCACCGGAAACTATGATCCAGATACAGCCAACTTCAATCTGGTGGATCCACCATATATGAACACAATTGGAGTTCCAGTAGGTGGATGGGCTGCCATTCGATTCGTTGCTGATAATCCAG GGGCATGGTTTATGCACTGTCATTTGGAGATACATTTATCTTGGGGCTTATCGGTGGTGCTCATTGTGAAGAATGGGGAAGGGCCATTAGAAAGACTTACTCATCCTCCAAAAGACTTGCCCAGATGCTAG
- the LOC101247622 gene encoding uncharacterized protein At4g00950-like has translation METPESKPKPKPKSKPESIISKLPLFSPMSNITTSPVHHTIVSVPFQWEKEPGKPNTINQPINKPKSLEPPPRLYSINTPSPTTVLDGPYYNNNNNKISSSSFRFLKNISKTPETEQFVKRGNWWQRNIKRKISSNNSSVFLSSMDSTGKCCSARMASFRRNGSSSNLYATKSNIIWANIYEGFKKAIPWKSNKSKNYSSYKFQHQQSI, from the exons ATGGAGACACCAGAatcaaagccaaagccaaagccaaagtcGAAGCCAGAATCGATTATATCGAAACTTCCTCTGTTTTCTCCTATGTCAAATATTACTACTTCCCCTGTTCATCATACCATAGTCTCTGTTCCTTTTCAATGGGAAAAAGAACCAGGAAAACCAAACACCATTAATCAACCAATCAATAAACCAAAATCCTTAGAGCCACCACCAAGACTTTACTCAATTAACACACCATCACCCACCACTGTTCTTGATGGACcttattataataacaacaacaacaagatttcatcttcttcatttcGATTCTTGAAAAATATCAGTAAAACACCAGAAACAGAGCAATTTGTGAAAAGAGGAAATTGGTGGCAGAGGAATATTAAACGTAAGATTAGTAGTAATAATTCTTCTGTATTTTTATCTTCAATGGATTCTACAGGTAAATGTTGCAGTGCAAGAATGGCAAGTTTTAGAAGAAATGGAAGCTCTTCTAATCTATATGCTACTAAGTCCAATATCATATgg GCAAATATATATGAGGGTTTTAAGAAGGCCATACCATGGAAGAGCAATAAGTCAAAGAATTATTCATCTTATAAATTTCAACACCAGCAGTCAATTTAA